In Amycolatopsis coloradensis, one genomic interval encodes:
- a CDS encoding serine hydrolase domain-containing protein gives MTTSAKRFFRRAGITAVAAALLAGVAPGVAAASDGRDRPDLRAMAEQIAASGFAGTQLRVHDARGDWTGSAGVRELGSAAKPPTNGRFRIGSNTKTFVSTVVLQLVGEGKVGLDAPVTGYLPEFGLDRRITVRMLLQHTSGLFDYTGAMLPDGTIVPGIPLTGKEFLDNRFHTYRPEELVRFGLSKPPLFAPGTDWTYTNINYVLAGLVIEKVSGRPYGDEIQRRILRPLGLRDTVVPGTWPGIPGPHAHGYYRYEEKPGQWKTVDITNQNPSWASSAGELISTTKDLHTFFSSLLGGKLLPAPLLAEMRKPHPKGGYGLGVYVQEASCGTVLKGMGGFHGYGTVMASTPDGSRTFELSMTYGDSDADLGQAYNKADQLLTDKVLCGK, from the coding sequence ATGACGACTTCAGCGAAGCGATTCTTCCGACGGGCCGGGATCACCGCGGTGGCGGCCGCACTGCTGGCCGGGGTCGCGCCCGGCGTGGCCGCCGCGAGCGACGGGCGGGACCGGCCGGATCTGCGGGCGATGGCCGAGCAGATCGCCGCCTCCGGCTTCGCCGGGACACAGCTGCGGGTGCACGACGCGCGGGGCGACTGGACCGGCAGCGCCGGGGTGCGCGAGCTGGGCTCGGCCGCCAAGCCGCCGACGAACGGGCGGTTCCGGATCGGCAGCAACACCAAGACCTTCGTGTCCACCGTCGTCCTGCAGCTGGTGGGGGAGGGCAAGGTGGGCCTGGACGCGCCGGTGACCGGATACCTGCCCGAGTTCGGCCTCGACCGGCGGATCACGGTGCGGATGCTGTTGCAGCACACCAGCGGCCTGTTCGACTACACCGGCGCGATGCTGCCCGACGGCACGATCGTGCCGGGAATCCCCTTGACCGGTAAGGAGTTCCTGGACAACCGGTTCCACACCTACCGGCCGGAGGAACTGGTGCGCTTCGGGCTGTCCAAGCCGCCGCTGTTCGCGCCGGGCACGGACTGGACCTACACGAACATCAACTACGTCCTGGCCGGGCTGGTGATCGAGAAGGTCTCCGGCCGCCCCTACGGCGACGAAATCCAGCGGCGGATCCTGCGGCCGCTCGGACTGCGGGACACCGTGGTGCCCGGTACCTGGCCGGGCATCCCCGGGCCGCACGCGCACGGCTACTACCGCTACGAGGAGAAGCCCGGGCAGTGGAAGACGGTCGACATCACGAACCAGAACCCGTCGTGGGCGTCCAGCGCCGGTGAGCTGATCTCGACCACGAAGGACCTCCACACGTTCTTCTCCTCGCTGCTGGGCGGAAAGCTCCTGCCGGCCCCGCTGCTCGCCGAGATGCGCAAACCGCACCCGAAGGGCGGCTACGGCCTGGGCGTGTACGTCCAGGAAGCGAGCTGCGGCACCGTCCTCAAGGGCATGGGCGGCTTCCACGGTTACGGGACAGTGATGGCCAGTACCCCCGACGGCAGCAGGACCTTCGAGCTCTCCATGACCTACGGCGACTCGGACGCCGATCTGGGGCAGGCCTACAACAAGGCGGACCAGCTGCTCACCGACAAGGTGCTCTGCGGCAAGTAG
- a CDS encoding glycosyltransferase family 2 protein codes for MNDDQVDVVLPCLDEAGALPGVLAALPERYRAIVVDNGSTDGSAGIAAGLGAKVVHEPRRGYGAAVHTGLEAATADVVCFADADGSLDLAELPMLVGGLADAELTVGRRMPSGPGVWPWHARAGNAVISSLLRYKGLPVRDIAPLRAVRRQALLDLDVTDRAFGYPLELLIKARRAGWRVAEFDVSYGERAKGTKSKVSGSLRGTFRAARDFGRVLSR; via the coding sequence GTGAACGATGACCAGGTTGACGTCGTGCTCCCCTGTCTCGACGAGGCCGGTGCCCTTCCCGGCGTGCTGGCGGCCCTGCCCGAGCGGTATCGGGCGATCGTGGTCGACAACGGTTCCACGGACGGTTCCGCCGGAATCGCGGCCGGGCTCGGGGCGAAGGTCGTCCACGAACCCCGGCGCGGTTACGGCGCCGCTGTGCACACCGGGCTGGAGGCGGCCACGGCGGACGTCGTCTGTTTCGCCGACGCCGACGGTTCCCTCGACCTCGCCGAACTGCCGATGCTGGTCGGCGGCCTCGCCGACGCCGAGCTGACGGTCGGGCGGCGGATGCCCAGCGGTCCCGGTGTCTGGCCGTGGCACGCGAGAGCGGGCAACGCCGTGATCTCGTCGCTCTTGCGATACAAGGGATTGCCGGTCCGCGACATCGCGCCGCTACGAGCCGTCCGGCGGCAGGCGCTCCTCGATCTCGACGTCACCGATCGCGCCTTCGGTTACCCGCTCGAACTGCTGATCAAGGCGAGGCGCGCGGGATGGCGGGTCGCCGAGTTCGACGTGTCCTACGGCGAACGCGCCAAGGGCACGAAGTCGAAGGTCTCCGGCTCGCTGCGGGGAACGTTCCGCGCCGCGCGGGATTTCGGGCGGGTGCTGAGCCGATGA
- a CDS encoding TIGR04282 family arsenosugar biosynthesis glycosyltransferase: protein MTFCLLIVAKAPVPGFAKTRLCPPATPEQAAEIAAASLLDTLEAALLTPDARVVVAMTGELRRAARGTEIAATLRKTEVIAQRGEGFDLRLVNAHADAPRPGEPVLQIGMDTPQVTPALLAEAADRPGDAVLGPAEDGGWWALGLKDPSHAKALAGVPMSRDDTGRQTLRALAGIGLRPGALPTLSDVDTFADARRVAAAAPHGRFARAVAEVR, encoded by the coding sequence ATGACCTTCTGCCTGTTGATCGTCGCCAAGGCGCCCGTGCCCGGTTTCGCGAAGACGCGGCTGTGCCCGCCCGCGACACCGGAACAGGCCGCCGAGATCGCGGCCGCCTCACTGCTCGACACCCTCGAAGCCGCCCTCCTGACGCCGGACGCACGCGTGGTCGTCGCCATGACCGGCGAACTCCGCAGGGCCGCCCGCGGCACGGAGATCGCCGCGACACTCCGGAAAACGGAGGTGATCGCCCAACGCGGGGAAGGTTTCGACCTGCGGCTCGTCAACGCCCACGCCGACGCGCCCCGTCCCGGGGAACCGGTGCTGCAGATCGGGATGGACACCCCGCAGGTCACCCCGGCGCTCCTGGCCGAAGCCGCGGACCGGCCCGGAGATGCCGTCCTCGGGCCCGCCGAGGACGGCGGCTGGTGGGCGCTCGGGCTCAAGGATCCTTCGCACGCCAAGGCTCTCGCCGGGGTGCCGATGTCGCGTGACGACACCGGACGTCAGACCCTGCGCGCACTGGCCGGCATCGGCCTCCGCCCCGGCGCCCTGCCCACACTGTCCGATGTGGACACTTTCGCGGACGCGCGCCGGGTCGCGGCGGCGGCTCCGCACGGCCGGTTCGCCCGAGCGGTGGCCGAAGTCCGGTGA
- a CDS encoding molybdopterin-dependent oxidoreductase, translated as MNTPSERVTSRIGLALAVTFTLCFVTGLLSHLVQHPPSWFGWPSRPVWLYRITQGTHVLSGIASVPLLLAKLWSVYPKLFERPVIRSLPHALERLSILVLSAAAFFELVTGLFNVAQNYPWNFYFPQLHYAVAWVAIGSILVHIAVKLPSIRRSITRKPEPSRRAFLRTTWLAAGVAVAATAGATVPLLRNVSGLSWRSGKGPQGLPVNRTAAAAGVVDTANDPGWRLSVVTPDGTKTYSLEQLRALPRTSAELPIACVEGWSESARWSGVSLPELLRHAGSAPGTPVRVFSLEKAGLYGISELPGEHTADDLTLLALELNGEVLDADHGFPCRIIAPSRPGVLQTKWVTRLETL; from the coding sequence ATGAACACACCTTCGGAACGGGTGACGTCCCGGATCGGGCTCGCGCTCGCCGTCACGTTCACGCTGTGCTTCGTCACCGGCCTGCTCAGCCATCTCGTCCAGCATCCGCCGTCGTGGTTCGGCTGGCCGAGCCGCCCGGTCTGGCTGTACCGGATCACGCAGGGCACGCATGTGCTCTCCGGTATCGCGTCGGTTCCCCTGCTGCTGGCCAAACTCTGGAGCGTCTACCCGAAACTGTTCGAACGACCGGTGATCCGGTCGCTGCCGCACGCGCTCGAACGTCTGTCGATCCTCGTGCTTTCCGCGGCCGCCTTCTTCGAACTCGTCACCGGTCTGTTCAACGTCGCGCAGAACTATCCGTGGAACTTCTACTTCCCGCAGCTGCATTACGCGGTCGCGTGGGTGGCGATCGGCTCGATCCTGGTGCACATCGCGGTGAAGCTCCCCAGCATCCGCCGCTCGATCACCCGGAAGCCCGAGCCCTCGCGACGAGCCTTCCTCCGCACGACCTGGCTGGCCGCGGGAGTCGCCGTCGCCGCCACAGCCGGGGCCACGGTTCCGTTGCTGCGTAACGTTTCCGGCCTCTCGTGGCGCAGCGGTAAGGGGCCACAAGGGCTGCCGGTGAACCGGACCGCCGCGGCGGCAGGCGTCGTGGACACGGCGAACGACCCCGGCTGGCGGCTTTCTGTGGTGACCCCGGACGGCACGAAGACCTATTCGCTGGAACAGCTTCGAGCCCTCCCGAGGACTTCGGCCGAGCTGCCGATCGCGTGCGTCGAGGGATGGAGCGAGTCCGCGCGCTGGAGCGGTGTCTCCCTGCCGGAGCTGTTGCGGCACGCCGGAAGCGCACCAGGCACTCCGGTCCGCGTGTTCTCGCTGGAGAAGGCCGGGCTCTACGGGATCAGCGAACTCCCCGGCGAGCACACCGCGGACGACCTCACCCTGCTGGCGCTGGAACTCAACGGTGAAGTGCTCGACGCCGACCACGGCTTCCCGTGCCGGATCATCGCCCCGAGCCGGCCGGGCGTCCTGCAGACGAAATGGGTCACCCGTTTGGAGACGCTGTGA
- a CDS encoding response regulator transcription factor: MTEQGRVLVVDDDETVRDVVRRYLEVAGFDVDVAGDGTEGLRLFSATGPDLVVLDVMMPGLNGLEVCRRLRQVSQVPVVMLTALGEEENRIAGLQLGADDYVTKPFSPKELALRVASVLRRARMPRPEPAARVITDGDLALQMTARQAALGGVELPLTSREFDLLAFFLTHPGVAFSRADLLEKVWGWDFGDQSTVTVHVRRLREKIEKNPAKPVRVATVWGVGYRYDPVRR, encoded by the coding sequence ATGACAGAGCAGGGCCGCGTACTCGTGGTCGACGACGACGAGACCGTGCGGGACGTCGTCCGGCGGTACCTGGAGGTCGCGGGCTTCGACGTCGACGTCGCCGGTGACGGCACCGAGGGGTTGCGGCTGTTCTCCGCGACCGGGCCGGATCTCGTGGTCCTCGACGTCATGATGCCCGGGCTCAACGGACTCGAGGTCTGCCGCCGCCTGCGGCAGGTGAGCCAGGTGCCGGTCGTGATGCTGACCGCGCTCGGCGAGGAGGAGAACCGCATCGCCGGGCTCCAGCTCGGCGCCGACGACTACGTCACGAAACCGTTCAGCCCCAAGGAACTCGCGTTGCGCGTGGCGTCGGTCCTGCGGCGGGCGCGGATGCCGAGGCCCGAACCGGCGGCGCGCGTGATCACCGACGGCGACCTCGCGTTGCAGATGACGGCCCGGCAGGCGGCCCTCGGCGGCGTGGAACTTCCCCTGACGAGCCGGGAATTCGATCTGCTCGCGTTCTTCCTCACCCATCCCGGCGTGGCGTTCTCCCGCGCCGATCTGCTGGAGAAGGTCTGGGGCTGGGACTTCGGCGATCAGTCCACCGTGACCGTCCACGTGAGACGGTTGCGGGAGAAGATCGAGAAGAACCCGGCGAAACCCGTCCGCGTCGCCACCGTGTGGGGCGTCGGCTACCGGTACGACCCGGTGCGGCGATGA
- a CDS encoding HAMP domain-containing sensor histidine kinase, giving the protein MIGSGESFGEMLAHAWHILPFALMFALPVMLLGGLALYLLRRGSLASTMTILVLIPVLATLIAVLGISGFMFTPALTTMTLVCVLVALVTVPAALVLGRAIARRSVWEREARERERAAEASRRELVAWISHDLRSPLAGIQAMAEAVADGVVADPIEVTGYARRISGETTRLSGMVGDLFELSRITAGALRLTMAAVPLRDVVSDAVAAQAPLAEQKRVRMIEYAEVWPVVSGSDPELARIVRNLVSNAVRHTPPDGTVAVQIGIDGGEALLAVSDGCGGIPEDEIGRVFDVAFRGTTARTPERGGLASGGGLGLAIAKGLVEAHRGRIGVRNDGPGCRFEVRLPLAMP; this is encoded by the coding sequence ATGATCGGCTCCGGTGAGTCGTTCGGCGAGATGCTGGCGCACGCCTGGCATATCCTGCCGTTCGCGCTGATGTTCGCGCTGCCGGTGATGCTGCTCGGCGGGCTGGCGCTGTACCTGCTCCGGCGCGGCTCGCTGGCCAGCACGATGACGATCCTCGTGCTGATCCCGGTGCTCGCGACGCTGATCGCGGTGCTCGGGATCAGCGGGTTCATGTTCACCCCCGCGCTGACCACGATGACGCTGGTCTGTGTGCTGGTCGCGCTGGTGACCGTGCCGGCGGCGCTCGTGCTCGGCCGCGCGATCGCGCGCCGCAGCGTATGGGAGCGGGAGGCGCGGGAACGGGAGCGCGCGGCCGAGGCGTCGCGGCGCGAACTGGTCGCGTGGATCAGCCACGACCTGCGGAGCCCGCTGGCCGGGATCCAGGCGATGGCCGAGGCCGTCGCGGACGGCGTCGTCGCCGACCCGATCGAGGTCACCGGCTACGCGCGGCGGATCAGCGGTGAGACCACGCGGCTGTCCGGCATGGTCGGCGACCTGTTCGAACTGTCGCGGATCACCGCGGGCGCGCTGCGGCTGACCATGGCCGCCGTGCCGTTGCGCGACGTCGTGAGCGACGCCGTCGCCGCGCAAGCGCCGCTCGCCGAGCAGAAACGCGTGCGGATGATCGAATACGCCGAAGTGTGGCCGGTCGTCTCCGGCAGCGACCCGGAACTGGCGCGGATCGTGCGCAACCTCGTGTCCAACGCCGTACGGCACACGCCGCCGGACGGGACGGTCGCGGTCCAGATCGGCATCGACGGCGGCGAGGCGCTGCTCGCGGTCTCCGACGGCTGCGGCGGGATCCCCGAGGACGAGATCGGCCGGGTCTTCGACGTCGCGTTCCGCGGGACGACGGCGCGCACCCCCGAGCGCGGCGGGCTGGCGAGTGGCGGCGGGCTCGGGCTCGCGATCGCGAAAGGCCTCGTCGAAGCCCATCGCGGCCGCATCGGCGTCCGGAACGACGGCCCCGGCTGCCGGTTCGAGGTCCGGCTTCCGCTCGCCATGCCCTGA
- a CDS encoding class I SAM-dependent methyltransferase, producing MTTFDRGLLGHRCWLELATGERVDLPVDRWTAIPCEGDDVLLTACDGPTLDVGCGPGRLTAALTERGVASLGVDISATAVRLTHARGAAALHRDVFDRLPGEGRWRHVLLADGNIGIGGDPHRLLARMAELITDGGTVLVELDPPGRGLRQDRVRLRPDKGPWFTWAWVGVEAIADLAARTAFRVAWSTSHGHRWFACLEKA from the coding sequence GTGACCACTTTCGACCGCGGCCTGCTCGGCCACCGCTGCTGGCTGGAACTGGCGACCGGCGAACGCGTCGACCTGCCGGTCGACCGCTGGACGGCCATCCCCTGCGAAGGCGACGACGTCCTCCTCACCGCTTGTGACGGCCCGACCCTCGACGTCGGCTGCGGGCCCGGCAGGCTCACCGCCGCGCTGACCGAACGCGGCGTCGCCTCGCTCGGCGTCGACATCTCGGCCACCGCCGTGCGGCTCACTCACGCCCGTGGTGCCGCCGCGCTGCACCGGGACGTGTTCGACCGGCTCCCCGGCGAAGGGCGCTGGCGGCATGTCCTGCTCGCCGACGGGAACATCGGCATCGGCGGCGATCCGCACCGCCTCCTCGCGCGGATGGCGGAACTGATCACGGACGGCGGGACGGTACTCGTCGAACTCGACCCGCCGGGCCGCGGACTCCGCCAGGACCGGGTCCGGCTGCGTCCCGACAAAGGACCGTGGTTCACCTGGGCGTGGGTCGGCGTCGAGGCGATCGCGGACCTCGCCGCCCGCACCGCGTTCCGCGTCGCGTGGTCCACCAGCCACGGCCACCGCTGGTTCGCCTGCCTGGAGAAAGCATGA